One region of Exiguobacterium acetylicum genomic DNA includes:
- a CDS encoding sensor domain-containing protein → MSFFKKRATERTVPGSLDLYTLSDVTYFLENHPDAVYTMDTKGHFISFNNKFPLMLGYDRDSLKRLHFETFLKPNDVEEVNQFKKRVYSGETVHFTTTVRHKDGHWLTLNVTNIPIYDQRVIIGLYGIARDVSQQQELRIDYQRLLMKDRLTNAIEGVSFVEYFPTSKEIVASPSLATLLHLSKKHLAKMDTYDFLEELHPEDRTIFREQSLALHMGQIPTFSMQLRMGRRGQFQKIVHCEGVVQTDTIPSSLLFILKDATPLIQLEQERDLAIASLKKFFTSLHTTAYEHRYSDNTVTFHAAGFLEPYTDYLRRIEQDHQLWTKLVSSEDLVLMREAYPKIRQGEVVRLVYRLNYPDRQFWVEETCIPIIDTHGEVLGHYGVSTDITRLKEQQHEIWHLSMHDPITDLPNHAFTLEQVRELLTHRSPFTLLTVTFNQHSRLAERFGHEIGEEWIRQTSAAVKKLIKKDVFIGHLFGDKFLIILKGKIDETRAIGLANQLLELTHHRFDVLSYELFSKVFIGITYSAHHDHTAEELIKQTYTALRRAKSISKSNFQFYSSKLDITTYRRYQLERDLRHVIKKNQLFLEYQPKVDSWSGRIVGAEALIRWDHPEWGRLAPKDFLSLSEESDLYIHIGDWVLDQACRLIRDLLDEQPENVVPLSINLSPKRLFYGDFASVVEKHLKKHGVPGHLLEIELLESDVLLEGGQVLETLDRLVDLGVKLSLDDFGTAYSSISYVQRYPVHCLKIDRSFAIHAEHDPKSLSVIKSVIYMAKEFGLTVVAEGIENMQQLNLYRDLECDMIQGYLFSKPVDIETFKQLLENGTLYPKDTGTAPPKEPILSLHAKVTISKLNGQSIQVGSSPILINRCTNRTISFYSSIRLPVKHKLELSLQLHHLTHPDIFIEPTSISELDNGLFYYVADFQVRALSLIVQEQLNHSHHSRVDDFFEQSTV, encoded by the coding sequence ATGAGCTTCTTTAAAAAACGTGCCACTGAACGAACTGTGCCTGGGTCTTTAGATTTATACACACTGTCCGACGTCACTTATTTTTTGGAGAACCATCCGGATGCCGTCTATACGATGGATACAAAGGGTCACTTCATTTCCTTCAACAATAAATTCCCACTAATGCTCGGTTACGATCGGGATAGTCTTAAGCGACTCCATTTCGAAACGTTTTTAAAGCCCAATGATGTAGAGGAAGTCAACCAGTTCAAGAAACGCGTCTATTCGGGCGAAACCGTCCACTTCACGACGACGGTTCGTCATAAAGATGGGCATTGGTTGACGTTGAACGTCACGAACATCCCGATTTACGATCAACGTGTCATCATCGGTCTTTATGGGATTGCCCGTGATGTATCACAACAACAAGAACTCCGAATCGATTACCAGCGCTTATTGATGAAAGATCGATTAACGAACGCAATCGAAGGGGTCAGTTTCGTTGAATACTTCCCAACGTCAAAAGAAATCGTCGCATCTCCCTCTCTCGCTACACTATTACACCTTTCTAAGAAACACTTAGCGAAGATGGACACCTATGACTTTCTGGAAGAACTCCATCCAGAGGATCGAACGATTTTTCGCGAACAAAGTCTTGCGCTGCATATGGGACAAATTCCAACCTTCTCGATGCAGTTACGGATGGGGCGCAGAGGTCAATTCCAAAAGATCGTCCACTGTGAAGGTGTCGTGCAGACGGATACGATTCCAAGCTCACTCCTCTTCATTCTCAAGGATGCGACACCGCTCATCCAGCTCGAGCAAGAACGGGATCTTGCGATTGCCTCTCTTAAAAAGTTCTTCACGTCGCTGCATACGACCGCTTATGAACATCGTTACAGCGACAATACCGTGACGTTTCATGCTGCCGGATTCCTTGAACCGTATACCGATTATCTTCGACGAATCGAACAGGATCATCAACTGTGGACAAAACTCGTCTCATCCGAAGACCTCGTCCTCATGCGGGAGGCATATCCGAAAATTCGTCAAGGAGAAGTCGTTCGACTCGTCTATCGCCTAAACTATCCCGATCGCCAGTTTTGGGTCGAAGAAACGTGTATCCCGATCATCGATACACATGGTGAAGTTCTCGGTCATTATGGTGTCTCAACTGATATCACGCGTCTAAAAGAACAACAGCATGAGATTTGGCACCTCTCAATGCATGACCCGATTACTGATTTACCCAATCATGCCTTTACGTTAGAACAGGTTCGTGAGTTGTTGACACATCGTTCCCCTTTCACTTTATTAACGGTCACGTTTAATCAACACAGTCGTCTCGCTGAGCGATTCGGTCACGAAATCGGGGAAGAATGGATCCGTCAGACGAGTGCAGCCGTGAAAAAGCTTATCAAAAAAGACGTATTCATCGGTCATCTATTTGGTGATAAATTCCTTATCATCCTAAAAGGTAAGATTGATGAAACACGGGCAATTGGACTTGCTAATCAATTACTCGAGCTGACCCACCATCGCTTCGATGTCTTGTCATATGAACTATTTTCGAAGGTCTTCATCGGCATCACCTATTCTGCTCATCATGATCATACGGCAGAAGAGTTGATTAAACAGACGTATACGGCACTCCGCCGTGCGAAGTCGATCTCAAAAAGTAATTTCCAGTTCTATTCATCGAAACTCGACATCACGACGTACCGTCGCTATCAACTCGAACGCGATTTGCGCCATGTCATCAAGAAAAATCAACTCTTCCTTGAGTATCAACCAAAAGTCGATAGTTGGAGTGGACGTATCGTTGGTGCGGAAGCGTTGATCCGTTGGGACCATCCGGAATGGGGTCGACTAGCTCCAAAGGATTTCTTATCTCTGTCAGAAGAAAGTGATCTCTACATTCACATCGGCGACTGGGTACTTGATCAAGCCTGTCGATTGATTCGTGATCTACTCGATGAGCAACCAGAGAATGTCGTTCCGCTATCAATCAACTTATCACCGAAACGATTGTTCTACGGTGATTTCGCGAGCGTCGTTGAAAAACATTTAAAAAAACATGGTGTTCCTGGTCACCTCTTAGAAATTGAACTACTTGAGTCCGACGTGCTGCTTGAAGGCGGACAAGTCCTCGAGACACTCGACCGTCTCGTCGATCTCGGTGTCAAACTATCACTCGATGATTTCGGAACAGCTTATTCATCGATTTCTTACGTCCAGCGTTATCCGGTACATTGCCTGAAGATTGATCGATCGTTCGCGATCCATGCCGAACACGATCCAAAGAGCCTCTCTGTCATTAAAAGTGTCATCTATATGGCGAAGGAGTTCGGTTTGACCGTCGTTGCGGAAGGCATCGAGAACATGCAACAACTAAACCTGTATCGAGATCTAGAATGTGACATGATCCAAGGCTACCTCTTCAGTAAACCCGTCGATATCGAAACATTTAAGCAACTGCTTGAGAACGGCACGCTCTATCCAAAAGATACGGGCACCGCTCCACCGAAGGAGCCGATTCTTAGTCTGCATGCGAAGGTGACGATTTCGAAGCTGAATGGACAGTCAATCCAAGTCGGATCGTCTCCGATCTTGATCAATCGTTGTACGAATCGGACGATTTCTTTCTATTCCTCGATTCGTCTACCGGTGAAGCATAAACTGGAGCTCTCCCTGCAATTGCATCACCTGACACATCCCGACATCTTCATTGAACCGACGTCGATTTCGGAACTCGATAACGGTCTCTTCTACTATGTCGCTGACTTCCAAGTCCGCGCCTTGTCTCTCATCGTCCAAGAACAGTTGAATCATTCCCATCATTCGCGCGTCGACGACTTCTTCGAACAATCGACTGTATGA
- a CDS encoding flagellar hook-basal body protein: MLRGMYTASNAMQALQRQQEMLSNNLANARTPGFRADQASLRTFPEMLIQQTANNERTGVRGVATVGKLATGVFMQAATPNFTQGSITETGNATDLQISSLEGAPLFTIRHQDPLTGEEETLYTTNGQFAVGQDGLLRTTENDLVLDTNGQPLDVVNEDFLVDANGAVTDGNGQAIGNLGLVVTDQPETLERTGNGLFRSANPLNAGNVRVDQGVLELGNVEIEQTMAEMNAGLRQFEANQKVIQAYDRTAEKAVSEIGRVR; the protein is encoded by the coding sequence ATGCTACGAGGAATGTACACGGCGTCGAATGCGATGCAGGCATTACAACGCCAACAGGAAATGCTCAGTAACAACTTGGCCAATGCGCGGACGCCGGGCTTCCGTGCCGATCAAGCGTCACTCCGGACATTTCCGGAGATGCTGATCCAGCAAACAGCAAACAATGAACGGACAGGTGTGCGGGGAGTCGCGACGGTCGGAAAGCTTGCGACCGGTGTCTTCATGCAGGCAGCGACACCGAACTTCACGCAAGGTTCAATCACGGAGACGGGCAATGCAACGGACTTGCAGATTAGTTCGCTTGAAGGGGCACCCCTCTTTACGATTCGTCACCAGGATCCGTTGACGGGAGAGGAAGAAACGCTTTATACGACGAACGGACAGTTCGCAGTCGGACAGGATGGATTACTCCGGACGACGGAGAATGATCTCGTCCTCGATACGAACGGTCAACCACTCGACGTCGTCAATGAAGATTTCCTCGTTGACGCGAACGGTGCCGTCACGGACGGAAACGGTCAGGCGATCGGTAACCTTGGTCTCGTCGTAACCGATCAACCGGAGACGCTCGAGCGGACAGGCAACGGCTTGTTCCGATCAGCTAATCCGTTAAACGCTGGAAACGTCCGGGTCGATCAAGGTGTACTCGAACTCGGGAACGTCGAGATCGAACAGACGATGGCGGAGATGAACGCCGGTCTACGCCAGTTCGAAGCCAATCAAAAAGTCATTCAAGCGTACGACCGGACAGCGGAGAAGGCTGTTTCCGAAATCGGACGCGTTCGCTAA
- the atpD gene encoding F0F1 ATP synthase subunit beta, whose amino-acid sequence MNELGLKGRVVAVMGPVIDVKFEGHLPNIYNALRIQYTPQTVEEVAIDLTLEVALHLGDDVVRTIAMDSTDGVRRGMEVLDTNAPISVPVGEATLGRVFNVLGNPIDEKEIAADVERLPIHKKAPTFDNLSTKVEILETGIKVVDLLAPYIKGGKIGLFGGAGVGKTVLIQELINNIAQEHSGISVFAGVGERTREGNDLFHEMTDSGVIKQTAMVFGQMNEPPGARLRVALTGLTMAEYFRDEQGQDVLLFVDNIFRYTQAGSEVSALLGRMPSAVGYQPTLATEMGMLQERITSTNKGSVTSIQAVYVPADDYTDPAPATTFAHLDATTNLERRLSEMGIYPAVDPLASTSRALSPEIVGEEHYGVARQVQETLQRYKELQDIIAILGMDELSEDDKLTVHRARRIQFFLSQNFHVAEQFTGQKGSYVPVKDTIRGFKEILEGKHDDLTEEAFRLVGPIEDAIEKAKALV is encoded by the coding sequence ATGAACGAACTCGGTTTAAAAGGCCGCGTCGTCGCGGTCATGGGACCTGTCATCGACGTTAAGTTCGAAGGACACTTACCGAACATCTACAACGCGCTTCGTATTCAATATACGCCGCAAACTGTAGAAGAAGTGGCTATCGACTTGACGCTTGAGGTCGCCCTGCACCTTGGTGACGACGTCGTCCGTACCATTGCGATGGACTCTACGGATGGAGTACGCCGTGGAATGGAAGTACTCGATACGAATGCTCCAATCTCGGTACCCGTCGGAGAAGCGACACTTGGTCGCGTCTTCAACGTACTCGGTAACCCAATTGATGAAAAAGAAATCGCTGCTGACGTGGAACGTCTTCCGATCCACAAAAAAGCACCGACTTTCGATAACCTTTCAACGAAAGTTGAAATCCTCGAGACTGGAATTAAAGTCGTCGACTTGCTCGCTCCTTACATCAAGGGTGGTAAGATCGGTCTCTTCGGTGGTGCCGGTGTAGGTAAGACCGTCCTCATTCAAGAATTGATCAACAACATCGCCCAAGAGCACAGCGGTATCTCGGTATTCGCAGGTGTTGGTGAGCGGACGCGTGAAGGAAATGACTTGTTCCACGAGATGACGGATTCAGGCGTTATCAAACAAACAGCGATGGTCTTCGGTCAGATGAACGAACCACCGGGTGCACGTCTTCGTGTTGCCTTGACTGGTTTGACAATGGCAGAATACTTCCGTGATGAGCAAGGACAAGACGTTCTTCTCTTCGTTGATAACATCTTCCGTTACACACAAGCGGGTTCTGAGGTATCGGCCCTTCTCGGTCGTATGCCATCTGCCGTTGGTTACCAGCCAACACTCGCAACAGAGATGGGTATGCTCCAAGAGCGAATCACATCAACAAATAAAGGTTCGGTTACATCGATCCAAGCGGTTTATGTACCAGCCGATGACTATACTGACCCGGCTCCTGCGACGACGTTTGCTCACTTAGATGCAACGACGAACCTTGAGCGCCGTCTCTCTGAGATGGGGATCTATCCTGCCGTGGATCCACTTGCTTCGACATCACGCGCCCTTTCACCGGAAATCGTCGGCGAAGAGCACTACGGTGTTGCACGTCAAGTTCAGGAAACACTTCAGCGTTATAAAGAACTTCAAGATATCATCGCGATCCTCGGTATGGACGAGTTGTCAGAAGACGACAAATTGACTGTACACCGTGCGCGTCGTATCCAGTTCTTCTTGTCGCAGAACTTCCACGTAGCTGAGCAGTTCACAGGACAAAAAGGATCGTACGTCCCAGTTAAGGACACGATCCGCGGCTTCAAAGAAATCCTCGAAGGTAAACACGATGACTTAACGGAAGAAGCATTCCGTCTCGTCGGTCCGATCGAAGATGCGATTGAAAAAGCGAAGGCGCTTGTCTAA
- a CDS encoding F0F1 ATP synthase subunit epsilon produces MNTLHVNIVTPDGEVYDGDVRMVVAKTISGEIGVLPHHVPLVTPLDISILKLRHEDGGRTLIAISGGFMEVRQDTVTVLAETAEQADKVDYDRAAAAKVRAERRLQDTKLSELEFKRAELSLKRAVNRLSLKDYGRD; encoded by the coding sequence ATGAACACACTTCATGTCAATATCGTCACCCCGGATGGCGAAGTGTATGATGGCGATGTCCGTATGGTCGTTGCGAAGACGATTTCTGGTGAGATCGGGGTTCTCCCGCACCACGTCCCACTCGTGACACCACTCGACATCAGCATCTTGAAGTTGCGCCACGAAGATGGCGGACGCACGTTGATCGCTATCAGCGGTGGCTTTATGGAAGTGCGCCAGGATACTGTAACGGTTCTTGCGGAAACTGCGGAGCAAGCAGACAAGGTCGACTATGACCGGGCTGCAGCTGCGAAGGTTCGTGCAGAACGTCGTCTCCAGGACACGAAATTATCAGAACTCGAATTCAAGCGTGCTGAACTTTCACTGAAACGAGCAGTTAACCGTCTCAGCTTGAAAGACTACGGTCGCGATTGA
- a CDS encoding multidrug efflux MFS transporter, whose product MPLWKRNLVVVWFGSFLTAAALSLVLPFLPLFIEELGVDSRQDITTWSGIAFGATFLVAAIVSPIWGRLADRKGRKLMLLRASLGMSIVMFLISFVQDVYQLVFLRLVMGAVSGFISAGITLVASQTPKEKSGWALGTLSTGGIAGGLLGPLIGGFLADVVGLRPVFLFTSVPLFITFLVTYFLVKEEFVPMEVKKMASAKEIIQSLRHPELILSLFLTTFLIQFAAQSISPILSLYVRELSPGTERLALLSGIVASAPGIAALIAAQRLGRLSDKIGAERVLFFALLVFAAFLIPQAFVTDTSQLIVLRMGIGFATAALMPSVQALLRKNTPANASGRIFGYNQSAQFMGNFLGPLAGGQIAGHFGFEALFLFTGLIVITNAVLERTQTAVLKKNPNN is encoded by the coding sequence ATGCCATTGTGGAAAAGAAATTTAGTCGTCGTCTGGTTCGGTAGTTTTTTGACCGCTGCCGCCCTCAGCCTCGTATTACCGTTTTTGCCTTTATTCATTGAAGAACTCGGTGTCGACAGCCGACAAGATATTACGACCTGGTCCGGTATTGCCTTTGGTGCAACCTTCCTCGTCGCTGCGATCGTCTCACCGATCTGGGGGCGTCTCGCCGATCGAAAAGGGCGGAAGTTGATGTTGCTTCGCGCAAGTCTTGGTATGTCGATTGTCATGTTCTTAATTAGTTTTGTTCAAGACGTCTATCAACTCGTCTTTCTACGTCTTGTCATGGGAGCCGTATCCGGATTCATCTCAGCCGGTATCACACTCGTTGCTTCCCAAACCCCAAAAGAGAAAAGTGGCTGGGCGCTCGGCACCTTGTCGACCGGTGGGATTGCCGGTGGATTGCTAGGACCTCTCATTGGAGGATTCCTCGCCGACGTTGTTGGGCTTCGACCCGTTTTTCTCTTTACGAGCGTACCGCTCTTCATTACCTTCCTCGTGACCTACTTCTTAGTTAAAGAAGAATTCGTCCCAATGGAAGTCAAAAAAATGGCGTCCGCGAAGGAAATCATCCAGTCGCTCCGTCATCCGGAACTCATCTTGAGTCTCTTTTTGACGACGTTCCTGATTCAGTTCGCGGCACAATCAATCAGTCCGATCCTGTCGCTCTACGTCCGGGAACTCAGTCCGGGGACAGAACGTCTGGCGTTATTATCCGGGATCGTCGCTTCGGCACCTGGTATCGCAGCTTTGATCGCAGCGCAACGACTCGGTCGTCTCTCCGATAAGATCGGGGCAGAGCGTGTCTTATTCTTTGCATTACTTGTCTTTGCCGCTTTCTTGATTCCGCAAGCATTCGTCACGGATACAAGTCAATTGATCGTCTTACGGATGGGAATCGGTTTTGCGACAGCAGCACTGATGCCGTCGGTACAGGCACTGCTTCGGAAGAACACGCCAGCTAATGCGTCAGGACGTATCTTCGGGTACAACCAGTCCGCGCAGTTCATGGGGAACTTCCTCGGACCACTCGCGGGTGGACAGATTGCTGGTCACTTCGGTTTTGAAGCCTTATTCCTCTTCACCGGCTTGATCGTCATCACGAATGCCGTACTCGAGCGGACGCAGACCGCTGTCTTGAAAAAGAATCCGAATAACTAA
- a CDS encoding flagellar hook-basal body protein, which translates to MQSIYTSASTMGQLQKQLDTTGQNLANVDTNGYKRRDAQFNELLVRNINNQATGFTPGPLTTPEGLRLGVGGYVANEATRFGVGTFRTTDRKLDAALGNPHHFFGVIDTDGVTKFTRDGNFQLSPQANGQVLLTDDAGRSVINQANDPIVLPANATEIELNKDGNITGIINGDRRVLARVGVADIPNYGELTEVGGGLFTATGQYQNAAGNPLTVGRLETSNVDMALEMTNLTQLQRAYQFNSKALMTSDQMMGIVTSLK; encoded by the coding sequence ATGCAATCAATCTATACATCCGCAAGTACGATGGGACAGTTGCAAAAACAGCTCGACACGACTGGTCAAAACCTGGCTAACGTCGATACGAACGGCTACAAACGCCGGGATGCCCAGTTCAATGAATTGCTCGTCCGTAACATTAACAACCAAGCGACAGGTTTTACGCCAGGTCCGTTGACGACACCAGAAGGACTTCGACTCGGTGTCGGAGGTTACGTCGCAAACGAAGCGACGCGCTTTGGCGTCGGAACGTTCCGGACGACGGATCGGAAACTCGACGCAGCACTTGGGAATCCACATCATTTCTTCGGTGTCATCGATACGGATGGCGTAACGAAGTTCACGCGCGACGGAAACTTCCAGTTATCACCGCAAGCAAACGGACAAGTCCTGCTGACGGATGATGCCGGACGTTCTGTCATCAACCAGGCGAATGATCCGATCGTCTTGCCGGCAAACGCGACAGAGATTGAACTGAACAAGGATGGCAACATCACGGGAATCATAAACGGGGATCGACGTGTCCTCGCTCGGGTGGGTGTCGCAGACATCCCGAACTACGGTGAGTTGACGGAAGTCGGTGGTGGTTTGTTCACAGCAACTGGACAATACCAGAATGCAGCGGGCAATCCGTTGACGGTCGGTCGGCTTGAGACATCAAACGTCGATATGGCGCTTGAGATGACGAACTTGACGCAGCTGCAGCGGGCGTATCAGTTTAACTCGAAAGCCTTGATGACGAGTGATCAGATGATGGGAATCGTCACGTCTCTTAAATAA
- the mreB gene encoding rod shape-determining protein MreB: protein MFSRDIGIDLGTANVVIHVKGRGIVLDEPSVVAIDKATGKIHAVGTEAHLMVGRTPGNIVAIRPLQDGVIADFEMTEAMLRHFIDKIEVRKMFGGVRMLICTPASITTVEAKAIRQAGEKSGAKTVFLEVEPKVAAVGAGMDIWMPAGHMVIDIGGGTTDVAVLSMGDIVCGETIKVAGDRFDHDIIRSIKDTHKLIIGERTAQAVKTTVATVSEDGRSEQMDIRGRNLVTGLPHNITVTSEEMHDALAEAAMEIVEATKRVLEKTPPELAADIIDRGIILTGGGALLDGIDQLLAKELGLPVLIAEDPMLCVARGTGIMLDNLGK, encoded by the coding sequence ATGTTTTCAAGAGATATCGGAATCGACTTAGGGACGGCGAATGTCGTCATTCATGTCAAAGGGAGAGGCATCGTCCTCGATGAGCCATCGGTCGTCGCGATCGACAAGGCAACAGGTAAGATTCATGCGGTAGGTACGGAAGCACACTTGATGGTAGGGCGGACACCGGGGAACATTGTGGCCATTCGACCACTTCAAGACGGTGTTATTGCTGATTTTGAAATGACGGAAGCAATGCTTCGCCATTTCATCGATAAGATTGAAGTCCGTAAGATGTTCGGTGGAGTCCGGATGTTGATCTGTACACCAGCAAGCATCACGACGGTTGAAGCGAAGGCAATTCGTCAAGCCGGTGAAAAATCAGGCGCAAAGACGGTCTTCCTCGAAGTCGAGCCGAAGGTCGCAGCAGTTGGTGCCGGTATGGACATTTGGATGCCAGCAGGGCACATGGTCATTGATATCGGTGGCGGAACGACGGATGTTGCCGTACTTTCAATGGGTGATATCGTATGCGGGGAGACGATTAAGGTCGCAGGAGATCGTTTCGACCACGACATCATTCGTTCAATCAAGGATACACATAAGCTGATCATCGGGGAACGGACGGCACAAGCGGTCAAGACGACGGTTGCCACTGTATCAGAAGATGGACGGAGCGAGCAGATGGATATTCGCGGACGCAATCTCGTGACGGGTTTACCACACAACATCACGGTGACATCGGAAGAGATGCACGATGCGCTGGCGGAAGCAGCGATGGAGATCGTCGAGGCAACGAAGCGTGTGCTCGAGAAGACACCACCGGAGCTTGCGGCAGACATCATCGATCGTGGCATCATCTTAACAGGTGGGGGCGCGTTGCTGGACGGAATCGATCAACTGCTTGCAAAAGAACTTGGTCTACCGGTTCTGATCGCAGAAGATCCGATGTTATGTGTCGCACGCGGTACAGGAATCATGCTCGATAACCTCGGAAAGTAA
- the murA gene encoding UDP-N-acetylglucosamine 1-carboxyvinyltransferase has product MEKIVVRGGRKLAGTVKVEGAKNAVLKTLVATLLASEGQSVLQNVPRLADVYTINNVLRNLNAEVEFDAEANTVTVNAEPNLKDEAPLEYVRKMRASILVMGPLLARLGRARVAMPGGCAIGSRPIDLHLKGFEAMGAKTIIGNGFVEAHVDGRLQGAKIYLDFPSVGATENIMMAATLAEGTTVIENVAKEPEIVDLANFLNAMGAKVRGAGTETIRIEGVEKLHGATHYVIPDRIEAGTFMIAAAITEGDVEVIGAEREHLRPLISKMEEMGVKITDTEEGLRVVGPAKLEAVDVKTMPHPGFPTDVQAQMMALVLKAGGTSVITETVFENRFMHVEEFRRMNADIKIEGRSSIINGGVQLQGAEVLSTDLRSGAALVTAGLIAEGETRVGALHHIDRGYVDFHLKLQALGADVERVTEEAAVVEETAATKL; this is encoded by the coding sequence ATGGAAAAAATCGTTGTCCGTGGCGGACGTAAATTAGCTGGAACAGTCAAAGTAGAAGGTGCAAAGAACGCGGTCTTAAAAACACTCGTCGCGACATTGCTTGCATCAGAGGGACAATCAGTTCTTCAAAACGTACCACGTCTAGCAGACGTCTATACAATCAATAACGTCTTACGCAACTTGAACGCGGAAGTCGAATTCGACGCAGAAGCGAACACGGTGACGGTCAATGCAGAACCGAATCTCAAAGACGAGGCACCACTCGAGTACGTGCGTAAGATGCGAGCTTCGATTCTCGTCATGGGTCCATTACTTGCACGCCTCGGGCGCGCACGTGTCGCAATGCCAGGTGGATGTGCAATCGGATCACGTCCGATCGATCTTCACTTGAAAGGATTCGAAGCGATGGGCGCAAAAACGATCATCGGAAACGGATTCGTTGAAGCACATGTCGACGGTCGCCTCCAAGGTGCAAAAATCTACCTCGACTTCCCATCAGTCGGTGCGACAGAGAACATCATGATGGCGGCGACACTCGCAGAAGGAACGACAGTCATCGAGAACGTCGCAAAAGAACCAGAAATCGTTGACCTTGCGAACTTCTTGAACGCAATGGGCGCAAAAGTCCGCGGTGCAGGTACAGAAACAATCCGCATCGAAGGCGTCGAGAAATTACACGGTGCAACACACTATGTCATTCCTGACCGGATCGAAGCAGGTACGTTCATGATCGCTGCTGCGATCACAGAAGGTGACGTCGAAGTCATCGGCGCAGAGCGCGAACACCTTCGTCCACTCATCTCGAAGATGGAAGAGATGGGCGTTAAGATCACGGATACAGAAGAAGGTCTCCGTGTCGTCGGTCCAGCGAAACTCGAAGCAGTCGACGTCAAGACGATGCCACACCCAGGCTTCCCGACAGATGTTCAAGCACAAATGATGGCACTCGTCCTCAAAGCAGGCGGCACATCAGTCATCACGGAAACGGTCTTCGAAAACCGCTTCATGCACGTTGAAGAATTCCGTCGCATGAACGCTGACATCAAGATTGAAGGTCGTTCATCGATCATCAACGGTGGCGTACAGTTGCAAGGTGCAGAAGTTCTTTCAACGGATCTTCGTTCAGGTGCAGCACTCGTCACAGCAGGATTGATCGCTGAAGGCGAAACACGCGTTGGTGCGCTTCACCACATCGACCGTGGATACGTCGATTTCCACTTGAAGTTACAAGCACTTGGTGCAGACGTAGAACGTGTGACAGAAGAAGCGGCAGTCGTTGAAGAAACAGCTGCAACAAAACTGTAA
- a CDS encoding DUF1146 family protein: MSALVSMLVYIVAILLAWWSLLPVKWEKILQHPKGPHAVALRTILAIALGSIVARFLLDYAGFAQRLQFLIG, from the coding sequence GTGAGTGCGTTAGTTAGTATGCTGGTCTATATCGTAGCGATTTTGCTCGCTTGGTGGTCCTTGTTACCAGTCAAATGGGAGAAAATCCTGCAACATCCTAAAGGACCGCATGCGGTAGCCTTACGAACGATTCTTGCGATTGCACTCGGATCCATCGTAGCGCGCTTTTTACTAGATTATGCCGGTTTTGCACAACGTCTTCAGTTTTTAATCGGGTGA